The Lysobacterales bacterium region TGTTAAGCGCCCGATTGTAGCGGCAGCGCGCAACCCCGCCGCCAGCGTACGGGGTGGTCTGGCAATGGTCGGCCGACACCCTGCGCGCGGCCCGCATCCATGCCCTTCGGCGGTGTCGGCTGCAGGCGCGCAGCGTCTAGGCTGCCGCCTCCTCCACTGCCTGCATGGAGCGCCTCGATGCGCCGACTGCCCCTGCGCCTCAACGCCACGTTCGCCCTCTACTGCGCCGCGCTGATGCTGCCGCTCGCGATCAGCGCACAGCCGCTGGAACTCGAGAAGATCATGGACGACCCGGCCTGGATCGGGCCGTCGGTCGAGAATCCGCACTGGTCGCTGGACGGCCAGACCGCGCTGTTCCAGCTGAAGCGCGCCGACAGCCCGCTGCGCGATCTGCATCGCGTCGGCTTCGACGGTGCTGCGGCGACCCGGCTCGCGGACGCGGAGCTGGCCGGTGTGGATGCGCCGAACCCGGTGTTCGATGCGGCGGGTGAGCGCGCGCTGTTCCTGCGCGATGGCGACGTGTTCCTGCGCGAGCTCGGCAGCGGCGCCCTGCGCCAGCTGACCCGCAGCGAGGTGCCCGAAGCTACGCCGGCCTTCATGGCCGACGGCCGGGTGATGTACCGCGCGGGCGCCGACTGGATCGTGCACGACCTCGGCAGCGGCCTGGCCGGGCCGATCGCGGTGCTGAAGGCCGAGAAGGATCCGGCCGAGGCGCCGAAGGCCGACGACTTGCGCGACATGCAGCTGCGTCTGATCGCCACGTTGGCGCGCGAGAAGAGCTGGCGCGAGGCCCAGGCCGCGCGCGAGTCCGAGCTGCGCCGCGGGCTGTCCACGCGGATCGCGCCGCCGGTCTATCTGGGCGACACGGTGACGATCGCCGACAGCGCGCTCAGCCCGGACGGTCGCTGGATGCTGGTGGTCACCGAGCCCAAGGGCGGCGAGCCGGGCCGCATCGGCAAGATGCCGAAGTACGTCACCGAAACCGGCTACGAAGAAAGTGAGGACGTGCGCGTGCGCGTCGGTCGCAATCCGCCGGCGGGGCAGGCGCTGGTGCTGGTCGATCTGGCCGATGGCAAGCAGTACCCGCTGGATCTGAAGGCGCTGCCGGGCATCGACACCGATCCGCTGGCCGAGCTGCGCGCGGCCGCCGGCAAGGATGCGCTGAAGGGCTTGCGTCCGGTGCGCGTCAACGCCGTCGAGTTCAGCCGCGACGGCGCGCGTGCGGCGGTGATGCTGCGCTCGGTGGACAACAAGGATCGCTGGATTGCCGAGGTCGAACGCGAGGGCCGTTCGCTCGAAACCCGCCATCGCCTCACCGACCCGGGCTGGATCAACTGGAACTTCAACGAGTTCGGCTGGCTGCCCGACAACCGCACGCTCTGGTATCTGTCGGAAGAAGACGGCTACAGCCACTTCTACACGCGTCGCGGCGACGCGCGGCCGAAGCAGCACACGCGAGGTGCGTGGGAGTTCTCCGAGCCAGTCATCAGCCGCGATGGAGGCGAGGTCTATGCGCTGGCGAACCAGGAATGGCCGGGCAAGTACGAGGTCGTGCGCCTCGATCTCGGCAGCGACCGCATCGACACGCTCACCGCGCTCGGCGGCGTCAACGCGTTCGTGCTCGCGCCCGACGAGCAGCGTCTGCTGGTGCTGTATTCCGAGCCGCATCTGCCGCCCCAGCTCGGCGTGCTGCCGGCGAACGGCGGCGCCCTGCGCGCGCTGACCGACACCCGCAGCGAGGCCTACAAGGCGCAGACCTGGCTTGCGCCCGAGTTCGTGCAGGTGCCCAGCCGCCACGGCGCCGGCACGGTGTGGGGCAAGTACTACGGCCCGGCCCAGCTTGAGCCGGGCAAGCGCTACCCGATCGTGCTGTTCGTGCACGGTGCCGGCTATCTGCAGAACGTGCACCTGCGCTGGTCGCAGTACTTCCGTGAGCAGATGTTCCACCAGCTGCTGGTGGAGCACGGCTACATCGTGCTCGACCTCGACTTCCGCGCCTCCGCGGGCTACGGCCGCGACTGGCGCAACGCGATCTACCGGCAGATGGGCCACCCCGAGCTGGAGGACTACCTCGACGGCATCGAGTGGCTGGTCGAGAACCGCCAGGGCGACCGCGCCAACGTCGGCATCTACGGCGGCAGCTACGGCGGCTTCATGACCTTCATGGCGATGTTCCGCGAACCCGGGGTCTTCCATGCCGGTGCGGCGCTGCGGCCGGTCACCGACTGGGCGCAGTACAACCACCCCTACACCTCGAACATCCTCAACACCCCGGACATCGACCCTGAGGCCTACCGCAAGAGCTCGCCCATCGAGCTGGCCGAAGGCCTGCAGGGCCACCTGCTGATCGCCCACGGCATGATCGACGACAACGTGCTGTACCAGGATTCGGTGCGTCTGGCCCAGCGCCTGATCGAGCTGCGCAAGGACCACTGGGAGCTCGCCAGCTACCCGCTGGAGCGCCACGCCTACGTGCATCCCGAGGCCTGGTTCGACCAGTACCGGCGCATCTTCAAGCTGTTCGAGCGGGTGTTGAAGGATTAAGGCGCGTGCCCTCGCCCGGGCCCCGCAGACATCGAGCGGGGCCGGGCGGCGGCGCCTTCGCTTCCTTGGGGTCGGCCTGGCCTTGGTGGGTCAAGACCCACCCTATGACAGCGCATCGCGGGCTCTCCGAAACCGGCATCGCGCCGGGCCCGTGGGCGGGGCGTGGCCTTGGTGGGTCAAGACCCACCCAATGCGAGCGCATCGCGCGTGCTCCCGAAGCCGGCATCGCGCAGGGCCCACGGGGTGGGCGTGGTTTTGGTGGGTCAAGACCCACCCTATGGCAGCGCATCACGTGCTTCCTCCTTTGGGGCTCTCCCGAACGGATGTCGCGCGGCCCATAGGGTGGGTCTTGACCCACCAGGCCGAAGCCTCGGACGCCTCGCGATCCCATCGGGCGCCGACCGCGTCTTCGGCAGAGCGCCGCGCAGATCGGCCCATCGCAAACGAAAAGGCCGGCGGGTCGCCCCGCCGGCCTTTTGCTCATCGAGAACTCCGATCAAGCGTTACGGGCGCTGCATCCAGAAGTTGTAGCTGCCCGAACCGCTGTAGGAGTACACGCGCCAGCGGTAGTACCCGACGGTGCCGTTGAAGCTCACGTCTTCGCTTGCGGTCGAGCCGGTGCCTGAAGCGACATTGACCCAGCTGGAGCCGTTCCAGCGCTGCAGCGCGAGGTCGAAGTCAGCCCCGGCCGCCGGGCCGCGCAGCCAGCCGCGATGGGTGCCGCTCACCGCGCTGTAGTAGTACGTACCGCCCGGGATGAAGGCCTGTGCACCGGTGCCGGAAAGCGTGCCGCTGTAGGCCTCGCAGCTGGTGCAGGGCGCGGTCGGGCCGGTGCTCACGGTCACCGTGCGGCTGGTGGCGTTGGCCTGGTTCGCGCTGTCGCGCACTGTCAGGGTCACCGTGTAGGTGCCGCCGGCGGCGTAGGTGCGGCTGGTGGTCGAGCCGGTGCCGCTGGCGCCGTCGCCGAAGGCCCAGCTGTAGCTGCTGATGCCGTTGTCGTCGGTCGAGCCGGTGCCGTTGAACGAGCAGGTCAGGCCCGAGCAGCTGAAGGTGAAGCTGGCGGTCGGCGGGTTGTCGACCGGCGTCGTGCCGCCGCCGAAGATCGAATACAGCAGACGGTTCGGCGAGCCCGTGCCGGCGCTGGTCACCTTGTTCGGCGTGCTGTTGTTGATCAACGCGGTGGCCACCTGGGCCGGGGTGGCGGCGGGGTTGTTGGCGAGGAACAGCGCAGCGGCACCGGCCACATGCGGCGACGCCATCGAGGTGCCGCTGATGGTGTTGGTGGCGGTCGTGCTGGTGAACCACGGCGCGGTGATGTTCGAGCCCGGCGCGAAGATGTCGAGGCAGGTGCCGAAGTTCGAGAAGCTCGAACGCGCGTCGGTGTTGGTGGTCGAGCCGACGGTGATCGCCAGCGCCGCGCGCGCCGGCGAGAAGTTGCAGGCGTTCGAGTTGTCGTTGCCCGCGGCCACCACGACGGTGACGCCGGCGTTGTGCATGCGGGTCACGGCCTCATCGGTCGCCGTCGAGGCGCCGCCGCCCAGGCTCATGTTCGCCACGGCCGGCTTGATGTGGTTCGCGGCCACCCAGTCCATGCCGGCGATCACGCCGGAGTTGGTGCCCGAGCCGTTGCAGCCCAGCACGCGCACGGGGTGGACGATCGCGCCCTTGGCGATGCCGTGGGTGGTGCCGGCCACCGTGCCGGCGACGTGGGTGCCGTGGCCGTTGCAGTCGGTGGTGCCGCGGCCGTCATTGATCGCGGTGTAGCCGTTGCCCATGCGGCCGCTGAACTGCACGTGGGTGCCCAGCACGCCGGTGTCGACGATGTAGGTATGGACGTTGCTCGCCGTGGTCAGGTACTCGTAGCTGCTCGACAGCGGCAGGTTGCGCTGGTCGACGCGGTCGATTCCCCAGGTGGCGCCGGTCTGCACGGCAGTGGTGCTGACGTAGCCGTCCTGCTCGACGTAGGCGACGCGCGCGTCACCCAGCAGCTCGGCAATCTGCTTTGGGCTGGCGCGCACCACGAAACCCGGCAGCACATGCGAGTAGGCCATGCTGACCTGCAGGCCGAAGCGCGAGGCCATGTCGACGGCCATTGAGTTGACGTCCGGACCGCGCGTGGCGCTTTCGGCACCGAACCGGACCAGATCTTCTTTCAGTACGACGATGTACTGGCCATCGACCGGCTTGTCGACGCGACGCAGCTCGGAGGCGGCGGCAAGGCCGGGCAGCGCCATGGCCACGGCCACGGCGAAACAAAGCTTGTTCATCAGATGTGACTCCCCGTTGAGTTCAGCGGATTGGACCGGTGGGAGCGGATGCCCTCTGGTACCGGCGCGCGACGCGGGAGTGACGTGTCCATGTGATCTGGCGGCGGGCTCCCCCCGGAGCCCGTGCCGGGCGTCATGCCCCGCGATCGCGCAGCGGAACGTATGTCGAGGTGTCGTGATGTGTCAATCTGCAAACGCGCATTTGCAGGCTCGCAGCGCGATCAGGCTGCCAAAGCGTGATTGACATCGCGAACAGGCGCTCGGATGTGAAGAGCGACACGCTCTGACTGCGCGTCAGTCCGCAAGCGCCTCGGCCACCGCACGCCGCAGCGAGGGCACCACCTCCACATCGAACCAGGGGTTGCTCGCCACCCAAAGCTGGTTGCGAGGGCTCGGATGCGGCAAGGGAAAGAATGGCGGCCCGAACCGCGCATGCTCTCGCACGGTGTCGGTCAGCGTGCGCCCGCGCGCGGCGCCGAGAAATCCGAGCTGGGCGTAGTGACCGATCAGCAGGGTGAGGCGCACATGCGGCAGCAGCGGCAGCAGCTGCGGGTGCCAGGTCGGCGCGCACTCCGGCCGCGGCGGCAGATCGCCGGCGCTGCCCTTGCCCGGATAGCAGAAGCCCATCGGCACGATGGCGATGCGGCTGGCGTCGTAGAACTGCCCGCGCTCCAGCCCCAGCCAGTGGCGCAGGCGGATGCCGGAGGCATCGTTCCAGGGGATGCCGGACTCGTGGACTTTGGTGCCCGGTGCCTGCCCGACGATCAACAGCCGCGCGCTGGTCTGCGCACGCAGCACGGGCTTCGGGCCGAGCGGCAGGTGCGCCTCGCAGAGGCGGCAGTCGCGGATGCGCGTCAGCAGGGCATCGAGTTCGCTCATCCGTGTGCGCGGGCCTTCAGTCGAGGTCGGGCAGCAGTTTGCCCGGATTGAGCAGGCCCTTGGGATCGAAGGCGCGCTTGACCGCGGCCATCAGCTCCAGGGTGCGTGCATCGATGGCGGCGCGCATGAAGGGCCGCTTGGCCAGCCCGATGCCGTGCTCGCCCGACAGCGTGCCGTCGAGCGCGATCACCAGGCCGAACAGGCCTTCGAGGCAGGCCTCGGCGGCGGCATCGCGGCCGGGCTCGGCGGGGTCATACATCAGGTTGACGTGGATATTGCCGTTGCCGGCGTGGCCGAAGTTGACGATGCGGATGCCGTGCTGGTGCGACAGCCCGCGCACGCCCTCGATCAGCTCGGGCAGACGCGAGACCGGCACCACCACGTCCTCGTTGATCTTCTTTGGCGCCAGCGAGCGCAGCGCCGGCGACAGAGCCTTGCGGGCGGCCCACAGGGCTTCGCTGTCGGCGGCGTCGCGCGCGACCTGCAGATCGTTCAGGCCACGGCCTTCCGCGGCACGCGCCACGGCGGTCGCCGCGCGCTCAAGGCTGTCCGCATCGCCATCGACCTCGACCAGCAGCAGGGCCTCGCCGGGCGGCAGATCGAGGCCGCGCGCCCGCACCAGGGCCAGCGCCTCACCGTCCATGAACTCCAGCGCGCAGGGCGTCATCGGCTGGGCCATGATCCGCGCCACCGCTTCCGCCGCGGCGACGATGTCGGCGTAGATCAGGCGCAAGCCGCGACGCAGCGGCGGCAGCGGCGTGAGCTTCAGCGTGGCCTCGGTGATCAGCGCCAGCGTGCCTTCGGAGCCAATCAAGAGGCGCGTCAGATCGAAGCCGACCGCGCCCTTGCTGGTGGGCGCGCCGCAGCGGAAAGCGTGGCCGCTGCCATCGACCGCGCGCAGGGCCAGAACGTTGTCGCGACAGGCGCCGTACTTCACCGCGCGTGGGCCGCCGGCGTTGCAGGCGAGGTTGCCGCCGATCGTGGAATACGGCGCCGAGGTCGGGTCCGGCGGCCAGAAGAAGCCATGCGGCGCGAGCGCCGACTGCAGATCGCCGTTCAACACGCCCGGCTCGACCACGGCGTAGCGGTCGGCGGTGTTGATGTCGACGATGCGGCGCATGCGCTCGAAGCTTAGCGCCACGCCGCCGGCGATCGGCACGCTGGCACCCGTGGTGTTGGTGCCGCGGCCGCGCGCGGTGACGGGCAGATCGTGTTCGGCACAGACCGCGACGACGGCCGCCACCTGCTCCGCCGTCTCGGGCAGGGCCACCGCCAGCGGCAGGGCCTGGCGCTTGCTGTTGTCGACGCTGTAGGCGATGCGGTCGGCCGACGCCAGCAGCAGCGCGGCCGGCGGCAGCGCCGCGTGCAGGGCACGCAGGGCGGAGGGGCTCAGCGAGATGGGCCAGGGCGATGACATCCGCTGCAGTGTATCGGCAGGGCCGCGGGTGAACGAAGCGCGCGCCGGGCTGTCCACCGCGATCGCGTTAACCGTTACCCTTGCGACGCGGCCCAGCCCACGCCACCGCGCCCGCCCGCGCCCTGAGCGCCCCACACCACAGCGGACCCCATGCGCATCCTGGTCATCGAAGACAACACCGACATCGCCGCCAACCTCGGCGACTATCTGGAAGACCGCGGCCACATCGTCGACTTCGCCGCCGACGGCGTCACCGGCCTGCACCTGGCCGTGGTCAACGAGTTCGACGCCATCGTGCTCGATCTCAACCTGCCCGGCATGGATGGGCTTGAGGTCTGCCGCAAGCTGCGCCAGGACGCTCGCCGGCAGACGCCGGTGCTGATGCTTACCGCACGCGACGCGCTGGAGCAGAAGCTCGCCGGCTTCGATGTCGGCGCCGACGATTACCTGGTCAAACCCTTCGCCCTGCAGGAAGTCGAAGCCCGGCTCACCGTGCTGGCGCGCCGCGGCAAGGGCCAGCAGCCGCGCGTGCTGGAGGTGGCCGACCTGCGCTACAACCTGGACACGCTGGAGATCAGCCGCGCCGGCAAGTCGATCAACTTGAACCCGACCGCGCTGAAGATCCTGCAGTGCCTGATGGAAGCCAGCCCCTCGGTGGTGACGCGGCAGGAGCTGGAAACCCGCGTCTGGGGCGAGGAGCTGCCCGACAGCGACTCCCTGCGCGTCCACATCCACGGTCTGCGTGCGGCGCTGGACAAGCCCTTCGACAAGCCGCTGATCCACACCCGCCACGGAATCGGATATCGCCTTGCCGACACCGAAGCAGTTCAGACGCCGGCTTAGAAGCCGGATCATCATCTCCTTCCTGATTCTCGGCAGCGGGCTCACGGCCCTGTTCGCCGTGGCCACGATCGGCCTGCGCACGCGCCTTGAGAACCAGCTGGTCGATAACTGGCTGGCCCAGGAGGCGCAGAACTTCGTCGACTTCAAGCGCCTGAACCCGGCGCCGGATGCGCAGTTCCAGTTCTCGCGCCAGATCGAGCTGTTCGTGGTGCGCAGCAATCGCCAGGAGAGCGTGCCCTTCCGCTGGCGTGAACTGCCCGAGGGCGTGCACCAGGTGGTCGAGGCCGGACCCGAGGGCGAGCCCACCGAGTACAAGCTGGCGGTGCATCGAGCCTCCGATCTGGTTGGCTTCCTGCGCTACGACTACTCGAAGGAGGCCCTGGGCCAACGCCAGCTGATCACCGCCCTGATCGCCGCGGTGGCAATCTTTTCGGTGCTTGCTGGCTTGATCGGCTTGTGGTCCTCGCGCCGCGTGATGCAGCCGGTGGCCGAGCTGGCGCGCCGCGTCGAGGGCTACAGCAGCCGCAGCGCGCCCGAGAAGCTCGCGCCGCATTTCCCCGACGACGAGGTCGGCCAGCTGGCCAGCGCGCTCGACGACTATGCCGAACAGCTGACCGAGCGTGTGACCCGCGATCGTGAGTTCAACGCCGACGTCAGCCACGAGCTGCGCACGCCGCTGGCGGTGATCCGCGGCGCGGTCGAGCTGATCCAGTCGCAGCCCGATCTGAACGACAAGACCCGCCAGCGCCTGCAGCGCATCGAACGCGCCGTGCAGCAGTGCACGGACCTGATCACCGCGCTGCTGATGCTGTCGCGCGGTGAGCGCGGCAGCGGCGCCACCGACGTGCGCAAGCTGGCCGAGCAGCTTGCCGAAGCCAACCGCGTCAACATCGGATCGAAGCCCATCAAGGTCCTCGTCGAAGGCCAGCAGGGCGTGCTGGTCGATGCGCCCGAGGCCATCGTCGCGGTCGCGCTCGGCAACCTTATCGTCAACGCCTTCAAGTACACCAAAGAGGGCGAGATCCGCATCAGCGTGCTCGGCGACCGCGTCGAAGTGCGCGACAGCGGCCCCGGCATCCCGGAAGACGAAGCCGCCCGGCTGTTCGAGCGCGGCTACCGCGGCAGCAGCTCCGAGGGCAGCAAGGGCGGCGGCATTGGCCTCGCCATCGTGCGGCGTCTGTGCGAGCTCTACGACTGGAAGGTCAGCCTGGCGCCGCGTGCGGATCAGCAGGGAGCGCTGGCAACGCTGGAGTTCGCGGCGTTCATGCGCAAGGCGTAGGGCGGGCGGCTGGGAGCCTGTCGGACTTTGGATGGCCGGGCTAGCAGGCTGCTTTTCAACAGCCTGCTAGGTGCGCGGCGCGCCCGCGCGGAACCTCTGCACCTGGGGCGCTCTTCGATCAGACCTCAATCCCAGAACGGCAACACTCGCCACCCCCACGGTGCAGCACGTGCGGAACGGGGCGGATCCGCGCCGCCCCGCAGCGCGTAAGCGACAGCCAAAGGCAGACAGCGTGGGAGCGGTGGCGCCCTTGGCATGAGGCGCAGACTGCGGTGCCTGCAGCCGGGGGTTTCGCCTGCCGCGAGCCCGGCGGCTGTCAGATCTGACAGGTAGGCGCGACCCGTTCCGCAGCTCACCATTCGGCGGTCGGAAGCGCAGCACCTCTTCGGTGCGCCAGAGCTGGCGGGTGGCAAGGCTGAAGCCTTCAGCATTGCCGCGCGCCAGCGAGGGCGCGCACGCGGGTCAGCCACAGTGCGATGCGGGCGACTTCCGACCCTGTTGCGATCTGTCCAGTTGGCCGCGGTGCCAATCCGTGCCGGCGCCACCACCACGGACTGCCTGTGGCGGGGCGCGTCATGCGGAGGGTGTCGCGGGCCGATCTGCGACGGCACGCGACCCTCGACTATCGCTTCCCACACTGGAGAACCCGCATGAAACTGAAGCGAATCGTGTTCTGGGGCGCATGCGCCCTGTCCGTCGGCTTGGGCATGGGCGTTGCCATGGCGCAGTCGGTGCCCGACCTGCGCTGCCAGTACTGCCAGACCATCTTCATGCAGTGCCTTGCCGCCTGTGACGCGGAAGGTGGAGAGGGCGACTGCTATCGGCCGTGCATTGTTCAGCGCCGGCTCTGTCAGCAGACCTTCTGCAATTGAGTGTGACGCGGCGGGGTGCCTGCCCGGCCCCCGCCGCACCTGCAGACGCACACGCATCAGGGAGACCGCGCGTGTCCAAACGATGGGCCATGGGCGTTGGCGTCGCTGCCATCGTCGGCTGCTTTCTGCTGGGGCTTTGGCTGGGGCCGATCGCCGCGGGCTATCTGCGCGCGGATGCCCCGACCTCGGCCTATGTGCACTACGACAGTTCGCGCCTGAGAGAGCGCACGGGGCGCTCGGTCATCCTCTTCTCTACCGCCACCTGCGGCTACTGCGCACAGGCCCGTGCCTTGCTGGATGCGCGCGGCGTTGCCTATGCCGATCTGCGCATCGACGGCTCCGAGGAGGCGCGTCAAGAGTTCGAGGCTTTGTCCGCCGTGGGCGTGCCGGTGCTGTTGATCGGCCAGCGTCGGATCGAGGGCTTCCGCGAGCAGAGCATCGTCGATGCGCTCGTTGCGCTTGGCAGCGACGGCTGAGAGCGTGTGAGAGGCCATCCGCCTACGGCGGCTGCTGCTTCCTGACGCCCGTGCCTGCAGCCCGTTTCGCGGACTCCGCGGTTGTCGGGTTCAACAAACTCCTTTGCGTTCGCGTCGCGCGCTTTGCCACGAACGAGCGGAGACGCCCTCGCGACTGCGTCGGGATTGTTCACACGCTCCCAGCGCAAGGAGGCCCGGTGTCGTCCAGAACACCGACCGCGGCCGACCGCCGGGGTCGCGGCAGCTGCGCTTGCGGTGGGGCGGCGCTTTGCCAGGAGGCGCGGCGACCGAAGCGTCCAGAAGCGGGCAGGGCACGGCTTCGGGCCCTGTTCGGATTCGGACAGTTGTCCCTTGCAGGCTCAGCAAGTGATTGATCGAGCGACGAAAAGGCCCTTGGCACACTGCGTGCTAGCTCCCAGGGCATGGACATCCAGCGCATCGATCTCAAGCAGAAAGCCCGCCGTCGCCGCATCGCCTATGCGGTCGGCGGCGTCCTTGCCCTAGCCGCATTGGTGGGCTTCGTCAGCCGGCTGGATCCAGCCGCCCCCAGCGTGGCTGAGGCCAGCCTGTGGATCGACACGGTCAAGCAGGGCGACATGCTGCGCGAGGTGCGCGGCCCCGGCGTGCTGGTGCCGCGCGAGATCCGCTGGATCGCCGCCGAAAGCAATGCGCGGGTCGAGCGCATCGTGGTGCGCCCGGGTGCGCAGGTCGAGGCGGATACGGTGATTCTGGAGCTGTCCAATCCCGAGGTGATCGATCAGCAGCTGTCGGCGGAATCCGCGCTGACCGCGGCCGAGGCCGATTTCGTCGCGCGCCAGGTCGGCCTTGAAAGCCAGCTGCTGGATCAGCGCGCCGCACTCGCCGGCATCCGCGCCGACTACGAGGGCGCGCGGCTCACCGCCGAGGCCGAAACCGAGCTGGCGACGCGCGGCATCATCTCGCGCATCCAGGCCCGGCGCAGCGAGCTCGCCGCCGAGCAGCTGAAGCTGCGCACCGAGATCGAAGTCGAGCGCATCGCCAAGTTCGAGCAGACCATCCGCGCCCAGCTCGCCGCCGAGCGCGCGCGCATCGAGCAGCTGAAGAACGTCGCCGAGCTGCGCCGCCGCCAGGCCGAGGGCCTCAAGGTGCGCGCGGGCATCGCCGGCGTGCTGCAGCAGGTGCCGGTGCAGGAGGGCCAGCAGGTCATCGCCGGCACCAACCTCGCCCGCGTCGCCAAGCCCGGCGCATTGATGGCCGAGCTGCGCATCAGCGAAACCCAGGTCAAGGACATCGTCCACGGCCAGAGCGTTCGGGTGGACACGCGCAACGGCGTGGTCGCAGGCCAGGTGGTGCGCATCGACCCGGCCGTGCAGAACGGCACCGTGCTGGTCGAAGTCGACTTCACCGAGAAGCTTCCGGAAAGCGCACGCCCGGATTTGAGCGTCGACGGCACCATCGAGATCGAGCGTCTGATCAACGTATTGCATGTCGGCCGCCCTGCCTACGGCCAGCCCGAGAGCGAAGTGCGCCTGTTCCGCCTCGACGAGGACGGCCAGGCCCACCGCATCCCGGTGCGCCTGGGCCGCGCATCCGTCAACCAGATCGAAATCGCCCAGGGCCTGAACCCCGGCGACCGCATCGTTCTTTCGGACACCTCGCAGTGGGATGGGTATGAGCGTTTGCGGATCGATTGATCCGCGAACGCGGGGATTGGGGATTGGGGATGAGGGATTGGCCGACGGTTGAATCACTGCGCAAGGATCCGTGGCCCCGCTACGTAGCGCTGCGCCGCGGAACGCCGGGGACAGCCGGCCGCTCAATCCCCAATCCCTAATCCCCAATCCCGGCTTGAGCAGGGCCAGCCGGCCAAGCCACACCCCACAACACATCGACACACCAGAAACGGAAGCCAAGCAATGACCACCCAAACGGCCCTGCTCAAGCTCGAAGA contains the following coding sequences:
- a CDS encoding HlyD family efflux transporter periplasmic adaptor subunit, with product MDIQRIDLKQKARRRRIAYAVGGVLALAALVGFVSRLDPAAPSVAEASLWIDTVKQGDMLREVRGPGVLVPREIRWIAAESNARVERIVVRPGAQVEADTVILELSNPEVIDQQLSAESALTAAEADFVARQVGLESQLLDQRAALAGIRADYEGARLTAEAETELATRGIISRIQARRSELAAEQLKLRTEIEVERIAKFEQTIRAQLAAERARIEQLKNVAELRRRQAEGLKVRAGIAGVLQQVPVQEGQQVIAGTNLARVAKPGALMAELRISETQVKDIVHGQSVRVDTRNGVVAGQVVRIDPAVQNGTVLVEVDFTEKLPESARPDLSVDGTIEIERLINVLHVGRPAYGQPESEVRLFRLDEDGQAHRIPVRLGRASVNQIEIAQGLNPGDRIVLSDTSQWDGYERLRID